In a single window of the Heliangelus exortis chromosome 1, bHelExo1.hap1, whole genome shotgun sequence genome:
- the SERPINH1 gene encoding serpin H1, with translation MPGAAETMWITLVLALSSLSAAVPSEDRKLSDKAAALADRSTTLAFNLYHAMAKDKDTENILLSPVVVASSLGLVSLGGKATTASQAKAVLSADKLNDEYVHSGLAELLSEVSNSTARNVTWKIGNRLYGPASINFADDFVKSSKKHYNYEHSKINFRDKRSALKSINEWAAQTTDGKLPEVTKDVEKTDGALIVNAMFFKPHWDEKFHHKMVDNRGFMVTRSYTVGVPMMHRTGLYNYYDDETEKLQVVEMPLAHKLSSMIFIMPNHVEPLERVEKLLNREQLKTWAGKMKKRSVAISLPKVVLEVSHDLQKHLADLGLTEAIDKTKADLSKISGKKDLYLSNVFHAAALEWDTEGNPYDADIYGREEMRNPKLFYADHPFIFMIKDTKTNSILFIGRLVRPKGDKMRDEL, from the exons atgcctggtgctgctgaaaCCATGTGGATTACCCTGGTGCTTGCCCTCAGCAGCCTCTCCGCAGCCGTCCCCTCAGAGGACAGGAAGCTGAGCGACAAGGCCGCCGCGCTGGCCGACCGCAGCACCACCTTGGCCTTCAACCTCTACCACGCCATGGCGAAGGACAAAGACACGGAGAACATCCTCCTGTCCCCCGTGGTGGTGGCCTCTTCCCTCGGCCTCGTCTCACTGGGGGGCAAAGCCACGACTGCCTCCCAAGCCAAGGCCGTGCTCAGCGCCGACAAACTCAACGACGAGTACGTGCACAGCGGGCTGGCCGAGCTCCTCAGCGAGGTCAGCAACAGCACCGCCCGCAACGTCACCTGGAAGATCGGGAACCGCCTCTACGGCCCCGCCTCCATCAACTTCGCCGACGACTTCGTGAAGAGCAGCAAGAAGCACTACAACTATGAGCACTCCAAGATCAACTTCCGAGACAAGAGGAGCGCCCTGAAGTCCATTAATGAGTGGGCAGCCCAAACCACGGATGGGAAACTCCCGGAGGTGACGAAAGACGTGGAGAAAACCGACGGGGCCCTCATTGTCAACGCCATGTTCTTCAAGC CTCACTGGGATGAGAAATTCCATCATAAGATGGTGGACAACCGTGGCTTCATGGTGACCCGTTCCTACACTGTGGGTGTTCCCATGATGCATCGCACAG GTCTCTACAATTACTATGATGATGAGACAGAGAAGCTCCAGGTAGTAGAGATGCCTCTTGCTCACAAGCTCTCCAGCATGATCTTTATCATGCCAAACCATGTGGAGCCTCTGGAGAGGGTTGAGAAACTGCTGAacagggagcagctgaagaCCTGGGCTGGCAAGATGAAGAAGAGATCAGTGGCCATCTCACTGCCTAAAGTTGTCCTGGAAGTCAGCCATGATCTTCAG aaaCACTTGGCTGATCTGGGCCTGACAGAAGCCATTGACAAAACCAAGGCTGACTTATCAAAGATCTCTGGCAAGAAAGATCTTTACCTGTCCAATGTCTtccatgctgctgctcttgaGTGGGACACAGAAGGGAACCCCTATGATGCTGACATCTATGGCCGAGAGGAGATGAGGAACCCCAAACTCTTCTATGCTGACCACCCCTTCATCTTCATGATCAAGGACACCAAAACCAACTCCATTCTCTTCATTGGGAGACTCGTGAGGCCCAAAGGGGACAAGATGCGTGATGAGTTGTAg